A window from Bufo bufo chromosome 1, aBufBuf1.1, whole genome shotgun sequence encodes these proteins:
- the LOC120989315 gene encoding olfactory receptor 11L1-like — translation MFRPNISMITKIHLLGFKSSQNLNYILFTIFLIVYCLTLCGNLLMVTLVTHVRELHQPMYFFLTQLSIADVLLTTDIVPSLLHVLLDKVGIISFDACIAQLFIFAFCEGSECFLLTVMSYDRYLAICNPLRYTTIMNHNLCLKLIVLSWLLGFSLATVEITSTSLLEYCGPNTIDHFFCDMPPVLELSCSDTSGVQLEIILIAGPVLLSSFIIIIMSYSYIIIVILKIPSFTGRQKAFSTCSSHLTVVFIFCGTLFGVYILPTKGKLLNMKKFLSLLYTVGTPLINPVIYSLRNSHIIKAFVTFKSQFS, via the coding sequence ATGTTCCGACCAAATATTTCCATGATTACTAAAATCCATTTGTTAGGATTTAAAAGCTCACAGAATCTAAATTACATTCTCTTTACCATTTTCCTTATTGTCTACTGTCTGACGTTATGTGGAAACCTCCTCATGGTAACCCTGGTGACACACGTCAGAGAACTTCACCAGCCCATGTACTTTTTCCTCACACAACTATCTATAGCTGACGTCTTGCTGACCACAGACATTGTCCCCAGTCTGCTCCATGTTCTACTGGATAAAGTTGGGATCATTTCCTTTGATGCCTGCATTGCCCAGTTATTTATATTTGCCTTCTGCGAAGGTTCAGAGTGTTTTCTTCTGACAGTCATGTCTTATGACAGGTATTTGGCCATCTGTAACCCATTACGTTATACCACCATCATGAATCACAATTTGTGCCTGAAGCTGATCGTCCTCAGTTggttgctgggtttttctttggcgACGGTTGAAATTACATCAACATCCTTGCTAGAATATTGTGGACCAAACACAATCGaccattttttctgtgatatgCCTCCAGTACTCGAGCTATCCTGTTCAGATACCAGTGGTGTGCAGTTGGAAATTATATTAATAGCTGGACCAGTTCTTCTCAGTTCTTTCATAATAATTATCATGTCCTATAGTTATATCATCATTGTCATTCTAAAGATTCCTTCATTTACTGGTAGAcagaaagccttctccacctgtagCTCCCACCTCACTGTGGTCTTCATATTCTGTGGAACCTTATTTGGTGTTTATATACTTCCAACCAAAGGAAAATTACTGAATATGAAAAAGTTTTTGTCATTGCTGTACACTGTTGGGACCCCATTGATAAATCCAGTGATATACAGCTTAAGAAACTCACACATCATTAAAGCATTTGTGACATTTAAAAGTCAATTCTCGTAG